From Halodesulfovibrio aestuarii DSM 17919 = ATCC 29578, the proteins below share one genomic window:
- a CDS encoding lysophospholipid acyltransferase family protein, with amino-acid sequence MIRTIWFYFSFLLTTLYVCIFMPIAAALDSTGKMVRYFGLFWCKSARFCSQIRLIADTDNIPTDTPVIFVANHQSQFDIPLSSVALEKALPAFMAKKSLQSLPLLGRCFRLFGNISVDRSNRRAAMESLETAAATIRNGRSVIIFPEGTRQEQLEELGEFKTGAIMLALKAGVPIVPVLIEGTGDILPKGRISLGTRKNVYITALEPISTEEYTVKQRNEFSDMLREHMNQKYMEMRACHKNQA; translated from the coding sequence ATGATACGCACAATTTGGTTTTATTTTTCTTTTTTACTTACAACGCTTTATGTCTGCATTTTTATGCCTATAGCTGCAGCACTGGACAGCACAGGGAAAATGGTTCGTTACTTTGGGCTATTCTGGTGCAAATCTGCACGCTTTTGCTCCCAGATCAGGCTTATTGCAGACACTGACAATATTCCAACAGATACACCGGTAATCTTTGTTGCCAACCATCAGAGCCAATTTGATATACCGCTTTCCTCGGTTGCTCTTGAAAAGGCGCTACCTGCGTTCATGGCAAAAAAAAGTCTGCAAAGCCTTCCATTGCTCGGGCGCTGCTTCAGATTATTTGGTAATATTTCCGTTGATCGAAGCAACAGACGTGCCGCAATGGAGTCTCTTGAAACTGCGGCCGCCACAATCCGCAATGGACGTTCTGTTATTATTTTTCCTGAAGGCACTCGTCAGGAGCAGCTCGAAGAGCTCGGGGAATTTAAAACCGGTGCCATTATGCTTGCGCTGAAAGCCGGTGTCCCCATTGTACCTGTCCTAATTGAAGGTACAGGAGACATTCTGCCTAAAGGCCGAATTTCCCTTGGCACCCGCAAAAATGTTTATATCACTGCCCTAGAGCCAATCAGCACTGAAGAATACACAGTTAAGCAACGAAACGAATTTAGTGACATGCTCCGCGAGCACATGAACCAAAAATACATGGAGATGCGTGCATGCCACAAAAATCAAGCGTAA
- a CDS encoding ribonuclease J, producing the protein MPQKSSVTLTPLGGMGEIGMNCTMWSTETTTVIVDCGLMFPHDYHLGVDVIIPQFEHILKQKEKIKGIVLTHGHEDHIGALPWLIRWLSVPIYSSRFTLALVESKLREADLLHRTKLIPVAPRERVELGDMAFNFFPVCHSIIEGYSLGVETPAGKIVHTGDFKLDKTPLDNHRTDLEGIQAFSEDGVELLLSDSTNIEREGCSLSERDIKSAFEDLFANAKGRIIVTLFSSHIQRIQQVLDISARYGRKIAVSGRSLVKNIEIANELGFLRIRTPLYMDTREMPELPDEETVLLLTGSQGEPLSALSRIARGEHKHLAIEEGDTVVMSSRMIPGNTLAITRMINDMYRMGAEVFYESFRNIHASGHAYREELSEMLSTVSPKHFIPVHGEYRHLVKHCRLAQQCGIEKENTFIVEDGQPVTLCNGTLNRETPLKLEEILVDGKGVGDVGLTILKERQILGGEGMVVVFMVLDEQLWEILHGPTIVSKGFIFEAHFDHVLEDAKCIILELLENIGPEDIELLQDRIRSTLRRFFRKVLERDPVVVPVITMV; encoded by the coding sequence ATGCCACAAAAATCAAGCGTAACGCTTACGCCTTTAGGCGGCATGGGCGAAATCGGCATGAACTGCACCATGTGGTCTACCGAAACAACCACTGTTATCGTAGATTGCGGCCTTATGTTTCCGCACGATTACCATCTTGGTGTTGATGTCATCATTCCACAGTTCGAACATATACTTAAGCAGAAAGAAAAAATTAAGGGAATCGTGCTCACCCACGGGCATGAAGACCACATCGGCGCTCTGCCATGGCTTATCCGCTGGCTCAGTGTCCCGATCTATTCTTCCCGTTTCACGCTTGCCCTTGTTGAAAGCAAATTACGCGAGGCAGACCTGCTTCACCGCACCAAACTTATTCCTGTAGCCCCACGGGAACGTGTGGAGCTTGGCGACATGGCCTTCAACTTTTTCCCTGTATGCCATTCTATCATTGAAGGTTATAGTTTAGGAGTGGAAACGCCGGCGGGAAAAATAGTCCATACCGGAGACTTTAAACTTGATAAGACGCCACTCGACAACCATCGAACTGACCTTGAAGGCATACAGGCTTTTTCAGAAGACGGTGTCGAACTTCTTCTTTCAGACTCAACAAATATTGAACGAGAAGGCTGCTCTTTAAGTGAACGTGATATTAAAAGTGCATTTGAAGACCTCTTTGCCAACGCAAAAGGACGCATTATTGTCACCCTCTTTTCCAGCCACATTCAAAGGATCCAGCAGGTCCTCGACATTTCAGCCCGTTACGGACGCAAAATTGCCGTATCCGGCCGCAGCCTTGTCAAAAATATTGAAATCGCTAACGAGCTAGGTTTCCTTCGTATTCGCACTCCTTTGTACATGGACACACGGGAAATGCCCGAATTACCGGATGAAGAAACCGTGCTGCTCCTTACTGGATCACAAGGCGAGCCACTTTCTGCACTCTCCCGCATTGCACGTGGAGAACATAAGCATCTCGCAATTGAAGAAGGTGATACGGTTGTTATGTCTTCCCGCATGATTCCGGGAAACACCCTTGCTATTACCCGCATGATTAACGACATGTATCGCATGGGTGCCGAAGTATTTTACGAAAGTTTCCGAAACATTCACGCTTCAGGGCACGCCTATCGTGAAGAGCTAAGTGAAATGTTAAGCACAGTATCACCTAAACACTTTATCCCCGTGCACGGTGAATACCGTCATCTTGTAAAACACTGCCGCCTTGCACAACAATGCGGCATTGAAAAAGAAAATACGTTTATAGTTGAAGATGGACAACCTGTTACCTTATGTAACGGCACCCTCAACCGCGAAACACCGCTTAAACTGGAAGAAATTCTTGTAGACGGTAAAGGTGTTGGTGATGTGGGACTGACCATACTAAAAGAACGACAGATTCTAGGCGGAGAAGGAATGGTCGTTGTCTTTATGGTACTGGATGAGCAACTCTGGGAAATTCTGCACGGCCCTACCATCGTCTCCAAGGGCTTTATCTTTGAAGCCCATTTCGACCATGTTCTGGAAGATGCAAAATGCATCATTCTTGAACTTCTCGAAAATATAGGCCCAGAAGATATCGAATTACTTCAAGACAGAATTCGCTCCACGCTCCGACGGTTCTTCCGTAAAGTACTGGAACGCGACCCTGTTGTCGTTCCGGTCATTACAATGGTATAG
- a CDS encoding fumarylacetoacetate hydrolase family protein, which translates to MKIVRVNYQYKTFYAALEDGLLRCLTPQIGITERFPLEEAQVLPLVTPSKVVCVGLNYKDHAAELGMPLPEEPMFFLKPPSCIINTGQAIYLPPQSSRVDYEAELAIIIGREARFLAPHAVPEYIFGYTCANDVTARDLQKSDGMFGRCKGFDTFLPIGPWLETYLPDPSDLSVKLYKNEQLVQQGHTSDMLFSPLELVANISHVMTLLPGDVILTGTPHGVGPLQEGDEIQVEIDGIGTLINSVKKFSQRQTSSGLPVQ; encoded by the coding sequence ATGAAAATAGTTCGAGTCAATTACCAGTACAAAACATTCTACGCAGCCCTTGAAGATGGACTATTACGCTGCCTCACTCCGCAAATTGGAATTACAGAACGCTTTCCGCTGGAAGAAGCACAAGTGCTGCCATTAGTCACGCCATCAAAAGTAGTATGTGTCGGGCTCAACTACAAAGACCACGCAGCAGAACTAGGCATGCCATTACCTGAAGAACCCATGTTTTTCCTCAAGCCACCGTCCTGCATCATTAACACAGGCCAGGCAATTTATCTCCCCCCACAATCCTCACGGGTAGATTACGAAGCAGAACTGGCTATCATCATAGGACGCGAAGCCCGTTTTCTGGCCCCGCACGCGGTGCCGGAATACATTTTCGGGTACACCTGCGCCAATGATGTAACAGCACGCGACTTACAAAAAAGCGACGGAATGTTCGGAAGATGTAAAGGATTCGATACGTTTCTGCCTATCGGCCCATGGCTTGAAACCTATCTCCCTGATCCGTCAGACCTTTCTGTAAAACTCTATAAGAATGAACAGCTGGTGCAGCAAGGCCACACATCCGACATGCTCTTCAGCCCGCTGGAACTTGTTGCCAACATTTCTCACGTAATGACCTTACTCCCCGGTGACGTAATTCTCACTGGAACTCCGCATGGAGTAGGCCCACTTCAGGAAGGGGATGAAATACAGGTAGAAATTGACGGCATAGGTACCTTAATTAATTCAGTGAAAAAATTTTCACAGCGACAAACCTCGTCAGGGCTTCCTGTTCAGTAG
- the rpsB gene encoding 30S ribosomal protein S2, with protein MAYVTMKQMLETGVHFGHQTRRWNPKMRPFIFGARNGIHIMDLQQTVKLYRRAHDKVVETVANGGKVIFIGTKRQAHEAVKTEAGRADQYYVTNRWMGGTLTNFQTIRKSIDRLKKLEIMFEDGTVNRYQKKEILRLRREMDKLEATLGGIKNMERLPQLAFIVDPKREDIAVKECRKLGIPIVAVTDSNCDPDVIDYIIPGNDDAIRAIKLFVSHIADACAEGGAMSKDGKDAEAEMVKAAEAEEAAEATASE; from the coding sequence ATGGCTTACGTAACTATGAAACAAATGCTGGAAACCGGTGTTCACTTCGGTCACCAGACCCGTCGTTGGAACCCGAAAATGCGTCCATTTATCTTTGGTGCTCGTAACGGCATCCATATCATGGACCTCCAGCAGACTGTAAAACTGTACCGTCGTGCTCACGACAAAGTAGTTGAAACTGTTGCCAATGGCGGCAAAGTTATCTTCATCGGTACCAAGCGTCAGGCTCACGAAGCTGTGAAAACTGAAGCTGGCCGTGCTGATCAGTACTACGTAACCAACCGCTGGATGGGTGGTACTCTTACCAACTTCCAGACTATCCGTAAGTCTATCGACCGCCTCAAAAAGCTCGAGATCATGTTCGAAGACGGCACCGTTAACCGCTACCAGAAGAAAGAAATCCTTCGTCTGCGTCGCGAAATGGACAAACTCGAAGCTACTCTTGGTGGTATTAAAAACATGGAACGCCTGCCACAGCTCGCGTTTATTGTTGACCCTAAGCGTGAAGATATCGCTGTTAAAGAATGCCGTAAACTCGGTATTCCAATCGTTGCAGTAACTGACTCTAACTGCGATCCTGACGTAATTGATTACATCATTCCAGGTAACGACGACGCTATCCGCGCTATTAAGCTTTTCGTATCTCACATTGCAGATGCATGTGCTGAAGGCGGCGCTATGTCTAAAGATGGCAAAGACGCTGAAGCTGAGATGGTTAAAGCTGCTGAAGCTGAAGAAGCTGCTGAAGCTACCGCATCCGAATAA
- the tsf gene encoding translation elongation factor Ts, whose protein sequence is MATITAAMVKSLREKTGAGMMDCKKALVENDADEAAALDWLRQKGLSKAAKKAGRATSEGLVGCVVEANRAAMAEFKCETDFVARNEKFQEIAAKFAADVLENGAEDFTARVEAEVNDAIATLGENMSAGRAHRMELSGEGIIGSYVHSNGKIGVLVEILGSDDADMAKGVAMQIAATNPVAIDETGVPADLVAREREVQRQKTLEEGKPENIVDKIVDGRMAKFFKEITLVNQPYIRDDKMTIRDLLKGASIASFARFELGEDDAKEDAE, encoded by the coding sequence ATGGCTACTATTACTGCTGCTATGGTTAAGAGCCTGCGCGAAAAAACTGGCGCCGGCATGATGGACTGCAAAAAAGCACTCGTAGAAAACGACGCAGATGAAGCTGCAGCACTCGACTGGCTCCGCCAGAAAGGTCTGTCTAAAGCTGCTAAAAAAGCAGGTCGCGCTACCTCTGAAGGTCTCGTAGGCTGCGTAGTTGAAGCCAACCGCGCTGCTATGGCTGAATTTAAATGCGAAACTGACTTCGTTGCCCGTAACGAAAAGTTCCAGGAAATCGCTGCTAAATTTGCTGCAGACGTTCTTGAAAACGGTGCTGAAGATTTCACTGCACGTGTTGAAGCTGAAGTTAACGATGCTATCGCTACCCTCGGTGAAAACATGTCCGCTGGCCGTGCACATCGCATGGAACTTTCCGGCGAAGGTATCATCGGCTCCTACGTTCACTCCAACGGCAAAATCGGTGTTCTCGTAGAGATCCTCGGTTCTGACGATGCAGATATGGCTAAAGGCGTTGCAATGCAGATTGCTGCAACCAACCCTGTAGCTATCGACGAAACCGGCGTACCTGCAGATCTCGTTGCTCGCGAACGCGAAGTTCAGCGTCAGAAAACCCTCGAAGAGGGCAAACCTGAGAACATCGTAGACAAAATCGTTGACGGTCGTATGGCTAAATTCTTCAAGGAAATCACCCTTGTTAACCAGCCTTACATCCGTGACGACAAAATGACTATTCGCGACCTTCTTAAAGGCGCATCCATTGCTTCTTTTGCTCGTTTCGAACTTGGTGAAGACGACGCTAAAGAAGACGCTGAATAG